AAATGATATTTATTAGCCATATAGCGATCATTGTTGAAAATGGGTGATGAGTATATAGGGGTTCGTAATGCTACTATCTGTGCTttcagtttaaatttttaaaataaactatatatattatatatatagttttaaagtTATATGTAGTTCAAAACTACATCTAAAATTGATTTCTAATTAAGGACTTGTGGCTTGCAAGGAGCAAGGCTTTCTAGAGTCACTCGCTGACCACTGCAGCCCCCTAACCAGTTTATCAGCATCATATTGGCAACTTGGTGACCTAGTTTATCACTTTTGGGAGGTTACTAATCTTTACTTAAACAGCCCTGATGCCATAATACATAATATTGCCACCAGAGCCATTGTTATGATAAGACACATGTGGGAAGtacttatttaaaatttacagCTGATAACATTTTTATGTTGTAAATTCCTAATTTCCTAatcaataaaacatttatattttaaaacagcatCAAGCATAGCACTTTAAATATAGTATGTGTATCTTACATATAGTAAATTCATTTCCTAAATGAACTAACTTTTATAAATGAAACGTAACTTGCGggtatttcttattttgagaaaacatcacattttctttctttctttctttgaaacatttttctctcttttttaggAAGCTGTTTTAGGTTATGTGAAAGAgatgtttcctcatctctaaggcTTACCAGAAGCTCTGATTTGAAGAGAATAAATGGATTTTGCACAAAACCACAGGAAAGTCCCGGAGCTCCATCCCGtaagtttttattctttctatttatgGAGTTGGTAGCTCCCAAAGAGTAGGAAAACTTGGAATCAAAAGAACCCAAAAGAGAAGAGGTTCCTATATCATACCCTTCCATGTAGAGAGAACACATTGTGTTCACATTGTGCATGTGCACATGACCAATATGAGCACAACGTGGGAGGCCTGATGGAGGCCCATGTTCCTACATCATGCAACGCGGGAGGCCTGAGGGAGGCCCATGTTCCGACATCATACCTCCCATGTTTTACTCATATGCAGGCCCATCTTCCTACATCACACTTCTCATGTTTTACTCATACGTAGGCCCATGTTCCTACAGCAGACCTCCCATGTTGTACTAATATTGGTCATGGGCACATGCACAGTGgtttcttcattttcatcttcTTGCCTGTAGGGTTGGACTGGAGCTTTGTGTGGGAGAATGGATGCACCAAAGTAAACAGTAGTccagaaattatgttttaaagaaCTCCAAAGATGAACCAAATTAAGATATTATGCGTTAGGTAAAATATCAGCAGGGCCTTCTCCTTATCACCCTCACTGGCTCTCCCTTTGCACTGATTTTTATCTCTATTCCCGACTTATTAATGAAATGACTCAGATGGCATATATTCCCTTCAGACTCAACAAATCTTTAAGTAGTATTCATGCTCTTTCCTTCCCCAACTGGGTCTTTTCCCGTCTTCTTTTAGTTACAATACTGCTGTTGTCTTAGTCATCCAAGTTTGAGGTTCTTCGTGACTCCTTCCTCTTTGTCTTAACCAGTCTCCACATTCTTTCAGTCATCCTCAGACTGACTTCATCTCTCTTTCCACTGCTACAACTCTGGTTCAGAGAATATCCGCTCACTGTGGTATTACAGGCTCCCATTTGGACTTTTTGCCCACTCTACCCTGTCCCCCTTTTCTGTCTCCATCCATTGTACAGATAAGCCTTCCTAAAACATTAGTTTCTTCCTTGTTTCAAAATGTACGGTAGTTCCCAATCAAGTCTAAACCCCTTAGCCTGACATTCAAGATCTGGTAAAATCTGATTGTACCTTACAAATTTTGTCTTAGTCTACTGAAGTCAGACAAGCTCCTCACCGTTCCCTTGGGATTTTATAATCTTATTTGGAAAATGAAGCATCCTAAGAAATTCCATTCAAATAAAGTTCTAATTAACTTGAGGTTTCTCAGTGTTTCTGTTTAGTGACTAGTTAAAAAGCACTAATACCATTTTTCTGTTGTTAAATTTGAGAGTTATAATCTCAAAcacataaaatttcttttctggtttttctcATAGGCACTTACAACAGAGTGCCTTTACACAAACCTACGGATTGGCAGAAAAAGATCCTCATATGGTCAGGTCGCTTCAAAAAGGAAGATGAAATCCCAGAGACTGTCTCGTGAGTGCTGAATTTAGTATTACAAGCAGCTTTCATTTCTCACTCATCTAAGGGAAAAGCAATGCCTCTGAGTTCCAACTGTTTAAAACTTTTCAAccaaatttgaaaacatttttcactTTTCCAAATGTTTTATCTTTAGTAAGTACTTGGAATATAAACAATGCTAGAAAACCTGTGTCTTATCATTGTTATGTTACATAGTGACTGGTGAAGAACTGTCAGGTACTCTGAAGTCAATTGATTATTTGATTTCATCCCCTGGCTACAGAAGTGtgacttttttaaagtttgtttttaatctaGATATATAAATTAAGTACCATTGACAATGACTGTATTCCCCCAAATCCACTTAAGTACTCAACCTTAGGCGTAAAAGTATTTAATTGCAATATTCTGGAATTCAAGAAAGAGTGCTTCCTGTCACCAACTTCCTTAAACCTAAGGGAAGGGATCTTGGCTGGGATCTTGGAACTTTTTCGGAGTTTGTAGATGATGAGTGCAGGTTACTCCAACCCAGTTTCTTAACTCAGTACTATTGATATTTGGGGCTTGATAATGCTTTGTGGCAGGGGGGTGTCCTATTTGTTGGAAGATGTTTGGCAGCATCCCCGGCTTCTGCCCCCTAGATGCCCGTAGCATTGCGGCAGTGCTGACAAccagaaatgtctccagacactgccaaatgtccAAGGGGCACGAGCGGGTGGGAATCTCCCCTCGTTGAGAACCAGTGCCCTAGCCTCATGTTAAAGACCCTGACTGGCTGGCATCTTGGCTAAAAAGAGATTCTGAGAAATAGATGTCATCTCCTCTGTGAGGCATCATCCTATTCAGGGACAGGGACTTCAGACAAAGCTCGTGGAAGTTCCCTGTCAGCAAGAAACTATTCCTGGATCTTCTGGTCTCTGGTTTCAAGTCATGATTGAAAAAGATCTGAGCTCATTCAGGATTTCTTTCCCAGGGAAATATGTAGTATTTACTTTCTGTTTACAACAGCTTTAATAGAGCTTTTCTGCTTCTGCCAGTCAAATTGATAGCACATTACTTTAACTAGAATTATTTCAGCAGGAAAGCCCTGGTTTTTCTTAGCTCAAGTCATGTATTCTTCTGGGAAATAAGAGAATACTGGAAATAACAGTGACATCAGGTTCTTGCCTATGCCCTAATTCTTCCTATACCAGCAGAAAATAAGCTGGTATACACCACACCCATGGCCTTAACAGATGCTGTATAGGCTTTGCTATAGAACACCTTCCTCAGTCTGCCTAATAGTTGGTTCCAAGATCCCCTCAGGCCCAAAATACTATCTCACGAATCACTCTGGAAGGGTCTTTTCTGGGCCTGGGCAGCCATTTATCCTTGTGCTGGTAGCTCTGAACAGGCACTGCTTAACTTGCCCATTCCTATTACTCCCTATGGAATGGATTACTTTTCATGAGGATCGTGGCACTTCAAATCCCATAAAATACCGTCAACATGGGAAGTCAGTTTGTGGTTAGTGGAATCTCAGGTGCTCCTAACTGACCAATTTGACAGTCCTTAGCAGTTGTCTTGGGTTCCTGCCAGCCTGCAGGCCCAGCTTAAGTGCCTGGAGAACCCCGTCCCCATGCTGCCTCACAGGTCCCAGCTCCTACATCACATCATACATGGCTTCATCATCTTCCTCCTAACACCTGCAACATCCCAGACTCTTTGCCTCCTTCCAAGCATTTTTAAAGTACTCCCCTCcccaattttaaaagtaatatatgttaACTATCTCAGGGGAAAGAAAGCACTTCAATCCCATCATCTAGAGATAATCACTTCCTATTTACACATCTACTGAGAAGGCCATAAGTTAATCCTGGGCCCCATAAGGGCTCCACATCCCCTGCCTTGAGGTTCTGCCAGACACCGAGGTAACAGAATCGTGACCACCAGGTGTGGCAATGCATGCCTATAGCCccggctgctcaggaggctgaggcaggaggatcgcttcagtcTAAGattttgagtccagcctgggcaacatggtgagaccccatctctttaaataaagtaaattaaaaatagaaccatgACTCACTGCCTACTTGCAAAATCACCAAGGTAGATTGGCCTTTAGACTCTTCTATATTAAGCCTCTTAGCTTTCACACAAGAATGATGAACCAaccatcaacttttttttaaggCACATGGGTCTGTATTCAGTAGATAGGTTAGAAGAGCTGCACTTTGGCACTTGCCAGAGACCACAGCATCAAGTTCACTGTCACTCAATTTTAgcaaaacatttgtttaaaaagataaatattaaggAGCATTGCTTAAAGGATCTTCCTACTATTTTAGATATTCTCAAATCTATTCTGGGTTCAAGACAGAGAGCAAAAAGCTGGGTATATGGAGCACATTGGTTAACTTTCTCCAATGTTTGATCATTCTGAATTGTGCTTTGTGTTGAAACATATGAAGCTTATTGTAGTATCTGTTGTCAAGATGTTTTCAGACGATGACTAGATCACATAATGTCTTCTTAAGAACCTCAGGGAGAAATGACTGTTTCACTTCTAGCATTTATAGGCTGCTTGGAAACCTGAGAGCCAAAATTGGGGTCCACCATAGCAAGTGTAGATTAATATgccttgcccattttttttttttttggctttgttcttgacttctcttttttcttcttttgtacttAATTGTGTGCTATCTTGTATTTTATATAGAAATGAGTTACAAAAAATGCCTCATCCTCCCCAAAGTCCTGTGAGATCTCTAGGCCCTTTTTAAAGAGATCTCTAGGTCTccctatttatatttatagacaCTACTACATTTTGAATTTATACACAGCCTTTTATCCTGCGCAActtcagaaagagaaaagttaATAACTTTCTCTCATGATCTCATTATATTACTAGGTTGGAGATGCTTGATGCTGCAAAGAACAAGATGCGAGTGAAGATCAGCTATCTAATGATTGCCCTGACGGTGGTAGGATGCATCTTCATGGTTATTGAGGGCAAGAAGGTGAGAAGGGGTTTCTTCTCTATCCAGTATGTATGTTCTCCACCAAGAACCTAGAATAAATCAGGGATTGACCCTTGTATTTACCCTCTGAGAAGAGGAGGCTACTTTCTACATTACATgagaaaagataagcaaaaaaaTAAGACATATTGGGAACAAGCCTGGAATATCATCCTTGGGGATAGATAGCAAATCCTAACTTTGGTGTGGTGAAGAAGGACTAAATTCATTTTGtgtaatgtaaatttaaaaagtgtttctgATGACAGATGTCATAATGTAAATTAAGAAATAGGACACTGGCATATTTAATCACCCACTGCATATTTCCAGAGTGCTCTTGGTACCCAAGTGTATTTACCCTCACCATAACTGCCTTCAGCATGGTGAGCTTTCTTAGCGGGGTTCTTTATTTGAAGCTCAGCCAGACAGGGCCATGTGTCTAAGGACCACAGCTCCTAAGCAGTACATAGGAATACAAGTCCAGAAATCTTTAGCACAGATTATAATTAATAGCTATCACTAATTGAACACTCACTGCATTCCAGGTACTTTTCTAGCTGGTATCTCATCTGAACCTCACAAAAACACTGTAAGATAAGTATTATTAGGACCtgatttatagatgaggaaaactaTAGCTTAGAAAGCtttagtaacttgcctaaggccacacatCTCCTTAATGACGAGTCACAATGTGAACCTAGACCCGATTCAGGTAATAGGAAAATTCctcccatttattgagtgcttattatgtaACAGGCACTGTTAAGCTCACTTAATCACCTCCATAACCCTAAGAGGTAAATAGTTTTCCCAAACTCACACAGCTAACAAGTGGCAAGATAAAAATTTAGACCCAAGTTTGCAGGTTACCAAACCTCATACTATACTATCTTGCTATTAagctatagttatttttatattcagcAGCTTTGGTCAAATTCTTCTTTTAATACCATGTATAATTCTATATATCACAGCTTCCATGTGGAAAGTGATGTCTTACAACTACTTTAAGATACTAAAAAGGTCCTTCTACACACCCACTCTTAACTGACTTTCTTATCCTCAGTAATTGCAGAGTAAAAGGAAATGTACTTTTGGCTGTCTTCAGTCTTGCAGTTAAATGGAAATACTGACCATTTTAGGCTGACCTCATGGGAGTACGAAGGGACAAATGTGCTGAGCTGGGTGGAGTTCTCTTGAAAACTCTGTTCCCACCCCACTTCATTTTTTCTTGTCTCCCTCTTTGACCTCTCATGCATAGTTCTCAGATTAAAACTAGCAGAAACATGTGGACAGGACTGTGAGCTTCTAGGATTCTGAGAAATTTGCATTGCTTTTGTATACTCGATTGTACCAGCTGAGTTTAAATACTCCAGAAGCAAATTATTCACCTGGAATCTCTTCTAGCATCATCCAGGGGTATATGCTGTGTATTTTAGAGAGTTCTTCTCCTGTTCTTTACCATAAAATTGTAACATTTTAGTTTTATGGAATTTCTATTTCCATAAATACTACTGGAATGGAGAACTTTTGAACTTAATGTGATTTGGAAgagaaaaattagccattgtaTATTTTGCTGTCACCATCAACTTCCCTTTCTCCCCCCCCGCCACATACCCAATTCTTTTACATATGAAATTACACAGATAGAAGGAAATATCAGCTTAGGGTGCTAGTTTCATTATTTGGTATAAAAGTGTTGAAACTGGCCTGTATGTAAGCTTCATAGAAATCTGACCGTTTACATGGAGGGAAACAAGGGAAGAGGACGGTTGCCTCCCCCACTCAAAGGATGGAATTGTAGTACAGATACTTGTGGAAATCATCAATGGTAGTATTTGGGTAAAGTCTGGGATTCCCAAAGCTGAATGTTTTTGGTAAAAGAGAAGTGAGGAACTAGAAGGATCTGAGTATGCAGATAAGTTGGGGAAGGAGAAATGGCAGCAacagagaaaagtgaaagaagaaaaacgGGATAGAAATGGCAGTGAGAAGGTATTTAGTATAAAAGAGAAGTGGGGTGGAATGAGAAGAAAGTataagagaaaaggagaggataaagactgaaagaaaggggccagaagggaagaaaaagaagaggtgtGGCACTTCTTACTTATGCTTGAATGGATGAGCTGCTGTTCTTGGAAGCGTACAAGGAAGTTGAAGCACATAGAGGAAACTGCTGTGCTCAGTGTCCAAGCAGCAGAGGACTCTATGCCTCCATGCCTCTGTTAACCTGCTGTCATCAGTGCAAGGTAAAGACATCCTCCCCGACCAGCATACAAATCACCTGTTCAAATCTGTTTTGCTTTAGGCTGCCCAAAGACACAAGACTTTAACAAGCTTGAACTTAGAAAAGAAAGCTCGTCTGAAAGAGGAAGCAGCTATGAAGGCCAAAACAGAGTAGCAGAGGTATCTGTGTTGGCTGGATTTTGAAAATCCAGGAATTATGTTATAATGTGCCTGTATTAAAAAGGATGTGGTATGAGGATCCATTTCATAAAGTATGATTTGCCCAAACCTGTACCATTTCCGTATTTCTGCTGTAGaagtagaaataaattttcttaaataatgacTGTGTTTTATTGTCTTGATCCAAGTAAAGTGTAGCCTCTCAGCCttttggagaaaaatgaaacaatttattTCAACTTGAATACCAACTGTTTAGAGAAGCAGGTACCGTATCTTACTTCTCTTCCCATTATCAAAGTAACCTCTCCACAGGCAAACTCATTTTGAAGAGATAAGGAAGGCTAGTTAAGTATATGGCCCAGGTGCAGCTTGGAGGGCCAGCCTTCTCAAATGTCCTGGTGTACTGGTGGGGAGGCTGCCCCCTAATAGAGCAAGCGCTGAGAAGCAGCCAGACCACATTCTATAATCTTTGAACATGCTGGCAGATGGAGGCTTTTAGGAGAATAGTTTTTTAAACATACTGACAAGGTCCAGCCAGGAATTTCTAAGGACTTAGAAATCCCAGCATCATGGAGTTGCTTGGGGTCAACACAAGTCACCTCTCAGCTTCATGCCTTAGAATTCTCAACTGGCTGTTTTCCTACCACCTGAGAAACTAAATTTCTCAATTACAAAAATCTCATGTATTATTACTGTTAGAAGTATTTGCACCTCATATATATCTCATTTACAGTTTGACCTTGGGATATCGAGTTGTCTCATATTTAGGTATGAATACAGGTTTCTATTTTAAACATTGATTCTCACATGCTTCTTCATTATTCATGGATGACAAGTCATTATAGTAGTCCCCTCTTATCCACGGCTttgttttctgtggtttcagttacctgaggtctgaaaatattaaatggaaaattcctatAACAATGCATAAGTTATAGATTACATACCATTCAgtgtagcatgatgaaatctcttgCCAATCTGTTCCATCCAcctgggatgtgaatcatccctctGTCTGGTGTATTCACACTGTATGTGCTAGCCGTCTCTGTTACCAGATCAGCTGTCGTGGAATCAGTGCTAGTGTTCAGGTAACTCTTATTTAATAATTGCCTCAAAGTGCATTgtgctgtgcctaatttataaaataaatggtatcataggtatgtatgtatacgaAAAACATAGTATATGCAGGGTTGGgtactatccacagtttcaggcatctACTGGGGGGTCTTGGAATATATCCCCAGAGGGTAAGGGGTGACTACTATATACAGCCATGCCAACATACTGGTTCTGAGAGTTGTAAGAGAGATTAAAAATACATGCAGCTGTTTGGGCACTTTCTTCCCAAATGAAATACCCAGTAAAATGTAACATACTACCTATAGCTTGATAATCTATCTGAGGATGTTTATGATGTCTGtctatatactttattttaatttggcCTTAGCTTCTTTGTAGGTATCAAGTTATCACttgcaaatttattttcaaaaagcatAGTTTCTTGTACGTTTTAGAAGATTCGTTTTTCTTATTTTGGGACACCTACACCAATGTTTTAAATATGGATACATTTTAATGcagaacttcttttaaaaataatcctctTCATAGAGCAATACAACAAAAATGTGTTGTATCTTGGAGATTTACATTATAAATGTAGTAACATTTATGAGCTTAAGTTTAATgaaaccttttttttgagacagtcttgctctgtcgcccaggctagagtgcagggcatgatctcacctcactgcaacctccgtctcccgggttcaagcaattctcgtgcctcagcctcctcagtaactggcattataggtgtgcaccaccacacctggctaatttttgtatttttcataaagacgggggtttcaccatgttggccaggctggactcaaactcctgacctcaggtgatccgcctccctcggcctcccaaagtgctgggattacaggcatgagccatggtgcctggccaaacgtttttattacaaatattacATTAAACTAAAGCTCACAACTGTTACTATGCATCATGAATTAACAGTCATTTCTCATTTGTGTCATTCTCCTATTTGATAACATATAGTGACTATCTCTTTATGGGTTAAATATCAGTTTCTTGGCCAGAATTCAAGATCTGCCCCTAACTAATCCTACTTCTCCCAGTACCCTTACAGCACTCCTAGCCTACTAGTAACTCTGATATCTCATAGTCCTCAGATTCATCAAGCAAACGAAATTGAATGAGCACTACTATAAGGTACCACAAACTACAAAAGAAGACAGTTTTGCCCATGTTGCTTTCAGTTAAATTGTGCTATTTTTTGCttaatttctagattttttttgcgTGTTTATCATGTCTCCATAGGTAAAGTGGGCAGAAATCTTTTTCTACTTTACATTTCCTGTAAGTGCTGTTTGAATAAAGTTAATGTGTGAGGTTAcggttactttttatttttaatcaacatGATAGTTTTGGGAATTTATTACTAAAATTTATCAAAGCAGGCAAGGAATGAAGTTGTATCCTTCACTGTCAAACATTACTTGAGTCCCTTTACTACACAAAAAAGCCAAAGAATACAAGAATACAGAGACATACTTCCTGATTCCACAGAACTCATAATCTGGAAGCACAGCCCATGAAAGCATTTCAGTACAAACTGGTAAATAATAGGGACAGGAAAACCTAACTCAGCTGTCAGCTGTGGTTGCAGGCAGGCCGGCAGTGGATGGTTCCTTCAGTGATTTCTGAACTGAATTTGAAGCATGGGCAGGAATTAGTAGGTCAGACACAGAACAAAAGAAGAGCAGTCTTCATCAGACATTTAGCTTGCCTGAAAATCACAAGCACAATCAAAAGGTAGTGAAAGGTCCTTGAGAAACACCATTTAtaatgttgttttggtttttgaaatttttagacTCTTAGAATGAACCTAACCTTGGCGTATTTTTCCGGTTTTTTTTCTATGGACCATTTCATATCCCATCACACAGAATATTACCAAAAGTGTGCAGGTAGCATCTGGCATGTCTCTCCAATCCTCCACCACCATCCCAGGCTTATGCACTTGTTCATCTGATCTCCCAAACCAGAAACCCTGGAATTATTCCAAATTCCCTTGCTGCCCTCTTTTAATCAATCATCCTGTCCTGTCAACTTTActtctaaatatttctcaaatacaCTGATCCTCTAGGATAGTCACTGAGAGGAATGAGAAGTTGTCCAGTGACAGACAAATGAAATCATTAATAGGCCTCAAGATTAGAAGTCagttttcaaagaagacatacaagtggccaacaaacacacacaaaaaaatgctcaacatcactaatcatcagaggaaTACAAAatataaccacaatgagatactctcttaaaccagttagaatggctattattaaaaagtcaaaaaatggctgggtacagtggctcatgcctgtaatcccagcactttgggaggctgaggcaggtggatcacttgaggccaggagttcaagaccagcctcgaacatggtgaaaccctgtctctactaaaaatacaaacattagccaggcatggtggcacgcctgtaatcctagctacctgggatgTTGagacatgagaactgcttgaacccgggaggcagaggttgcagtgagccaagattgtgccactgcactccagcctgggcaccagagactctgtctcaaaaagagtcATGGCAAAGATGCAGAGTAAAGGCAcagcttatacactgttgggaggaatgtacattttataacctctggaaaacagtatggagattttccAACTAAaaactaccattcgatccagcaatcccactagtaggtatctacccaaagaaaattatattttaaaatcacctgcactgtttatcgcagcactattcataatagtgcTGTTTATCGCAGTACTATTCGTAATAGCAAAgttatggaaccaacctaagggTCCATCAagagatgactggataaagaaaatgtggtgtatatacttatatacatatccagatgactggataaagaaatgtggtgtatatacttatatacatacacatacacatatatgcatacacacacacacacatacacaccacagaatactactcagccataaaaaaagaatgaaatcttatcttttgcaacaacatggatggacctggaggccatTAAGTGAAGTAATGATACAGAAAgtcaaaaaccacatgttctcacaagtgggagaTAAACAATGTGTACACCTGGACATGGAGAGCAGAATCATAGACACTAGAGCCTTCAaaggtgggagtggggtgagagATGGGAAAGTATTTACTAGGTACAATGTATACTATTTGGGTGAGGGTatactacgcccagatttcaccactatgcaatatatccctGTAATAAAAGTGACATAGATATAAAtccataaaaattacaaaaagttgCTCAAAAAAGATTGGTAGTCAGAAGCTGAATTCTAGATGTGCTTTTTCAACTATCTCATTTTGTAAATGTAGTGTATGAATCTCAAAATTTAACaatagacaatttttaaaataccaaactgccaaaattaaaagaaaccaCCTTTTTAAATATCCAAGTTTTTTGGCCAACTTGGCTCTACTACTTGATTTTCAAAGGGATTAGT
This region of Gorilla gorilla gorilla isolate KB3781 chromosome 2, NHGRI_mGorGor1-v2.1_pri, whole genome shotgun sequence genomic DNA includes:
- the FAM162A gene encoding protein FAM162A gives rise to the protein MGSLSGLRLAAGSCFRLCERDVSSSLRLTRSSDLKRINGFCTKPQESPGAPSRTYNRVPLHKPTDWQKKILIWSGRFKKEDEIPETVSLEMLDAAKNKMRVKISYLMIALTVVGCIFMVIEGKKAAQRHKTLTSLNLEKKARLKEEAAMKAKTE